A window of the Choloepus didactylus isolate mChoDid1 chromosome 11, mChoDid1.pri, whole genome shotgun sequence genome harbors these coding sequences:
- the LOC119506309 gene encoding probable phospholipid-transporting ATPase VA translates to MRKEGRKRRKRKDDKKRVVVSNLPFEEWSGKENPNRHYHGNQIKTSKYTVLSFIPKNLFEQLHRFANFYFVGLVILNFVPVVNAFQPEVSMIPICIILAATAIKDAWEDLQRYKSDKMINSQWCFIYSR, encoded by the coding sequence atgagaaaggaagggaggaaaagacgGAAAAGGAAAGATGACAAGAAACGAGTGGTGGTCTCCAACCTGCCCTTTGAAGAATGGTCCGGCAAAGAGAATCCCAACAGACATTATCATGGGAATCAAATAAAGACCAGCAAGTACACCGTGTTGTCCTTCATACCTAAGAACCTCTTTGAGCAGCTACACCGGTTTGCCAACTTCTATTTTGTGGGCCTTGTGATTCTGAATTTTGTTCCCGTGGTCAATGCCTTCCAGCCTGAGGTGAGCATGATACCAATTTGTATCATCCTGGCGGCCACTGCCATCAAGGACGCTTGGGAAGACCTCCAGAGATACAAATCCGATAAGATGATCAATAGCCAATGGTGCTTCATCTATAGCaggtaa